In one window of Escherichia coli DSM 30083 = JCM 1649 = ATCC 11775 DNA:
- the grpP gene encoding propanediol utilization sensor histidine kinase GrpP, translating to MIMFLKMQAESMKNKYKLNEFLDVKRLQTLQDNFSKSMMIALVVVDENGIPVTKPSGFSDFCMRSRLNPTLAHHCYESDNAGGRAAMHARKPVVYRCHCGFVEFAVPIMINDHYLGAFISGQVKVEEEKEQSISYILNNNDVWKDNPWLINLHQNTRRMPYERFESTASTLLHVSSYLVEQAHTNNIQRELRKKDLALANELRKRVEIERSLHEAEFKALSYQINPHFLFNVLNTIGRLAFLEDAQRTETMVHDFSDMMRYLLRKNSHGLITLRNEINYVNNYMSIQKVRMRDRFDYLCDIPEKYLDVVCPFLILQPLVENFFNYVVEPRDSNSHLLIRATDDGLNVIIEVTDNGDGIAPDTINRILSGDQKLQKGSIGINNIKNRLKLLFGESYGLEIMSPNKPRMGTTIKLRFPMQEA from the coding sequence ATGATTATGTTTTTAAAAATGCAGGCTGAAAGTATGAAGAATAAATACAAATTAAATGAGTTTTTGGATGTAAAACGCCTTCAGACCCTGCAGGACAACTTTTCAAAATCAATGATGATCGCGCTCGTGGTTGTGGATGAGAATGGTATCCCGGTCACTAAGCCCAGCGGTTTTTCAGACTTCTGCATGCGTTCGCGTCTCAACCCGACACTGGCGCACCACTGTTATGAAAGCGACAACGCTGGTGGCCGTGCCGCGATGCACGCTCGCAAACCGGTGGTTTATCGCTGCCACTGCGGTTTTGTCGAATTCGCTGTCCCAATCATGATTAACGATCATTATCTCGGTGCTTTTATTTCCGGTCAGGTAAAAGTCGAAGAAGAGAAAGAACAGAGCATTTCCTATATTCTGAATAATAATGACGTCTGGAAAGATAATCCTTGGTTAATTAATTTGCACCAGAATACACGTCGCATGCCGTATGAGCGTTTTGAGTCTACTGCCTCGACGTTACTACACGTATCGTCTTATCTGGTCGAACAAGCGCACACCAATAATATCCAACGCGAACTTCGTAAAAAGGATCTTGCACTGGCTAATGAGTTAAGAAAACGTGTAGAGATAGAACGCTCACTACATGAAGCTGAATTTAAAGCGCTCTCTTATCAGATAAATCCACACTTTTTATTTAACGTATTAAATACCATTGGCCGGTTAGCTTTTCTTGAAGATGCGCAGCGTACCGAAACAATGGTGCACGATTTCTCTGACATGATGCGCTATTTGTTACGTAAAAATAGTCACGGCCTGATTACTCTGCGTAATGAAATAAATTACGTCAACAACTATATGTCGATCCAAAAAGTGCGTATGAGAGACCGTTTCGATTACCTGTGCGATATCCCGGAAAAATATCTGGATGTAGTCTGCCCGTTTTTGATCCTGCAACCGCTGGTGGAAAACTTCTTTAACTACGTAGTGGAGCCAAGGGATAGCAATAGTCATCTGCTGATCCGTGCCACGGACGATGGCCTGAACGTGATTATTGAAGTCACTGACAATGGCGACGGCATCGCACCAGATACCATTAATCGCATTTTATCAGGCGACCAAAAATTGCAAAAAGGCAGTATTGGCATTAACAACATAAAAAATAGATTGAAGTTGTTATTTGGCGAGAGCTATGGCTTGGAAATAATGAGCCCTAACAAACCCAGGATGGGTACAACCATTAAACTTCGGTTCCCAATGCAGGAAGCCTGA
- the grpQ gene encoding propanediol utilization response regulator transcription factor GrpQ produces the protein MFTIVIVEDEPIELESLRQIISQCVENAAIHEASTGKKAIHLIDQLSQIDMILVDINIPLPNGKQVIEYLKKKNSDTKIIVITANDDFDIVRSMYNLKVDDYLLKPVKKCILTDTIKKTLAFDEGENEKSRALKQKVFAMIDDCDYTQWHNFIFDTLNGACPVDMIEEDKRKDVIDFLEIVSQYMTAKGEKLMPTNRKVAALIKDINQYGMMESRYFRIMISLLTISEELFDYALKGYTGNIDFIERAKFHIEKNILRNLTLDDVAAKSFVSACYLSRTFKKITGFGFSNYIATRKITIAKSLLRFSDLQVNTIALELAYQDSNYFCRIFKKDTGMTPSDYRKVVSPGITR, from the coding sequence ATGTTTACCATTGTTATCGTTGAAGATGAGCCCATCGAATTAGAATCCCTGCGGCAGATTATCTCCCAGTGTGTGGAAAACGCTGCGATCCATGAAGCCTCAACCGGTAAAAAAGCGATTCACTTAATTGACCAACTGAGTCAAATCGATATGATCTTAGTGGACATTAATATTCCGTTGCCGAACGGTAAACAGGTGATTGAATATCTGAAGAAAAAAAACAGCGATACTAAAATCATCGTAATCACGGCCAATGATGACTTTGATATAGTACGCAGCATGTACAACCTTAAAGTGGATGATTATCTGCTCAAACCAGTGAAAAAATGTATCTTGACCGACACCATCAAAAAAACCCTAGCATTCGACGAAGGAGAAAATGAAAAATCCCGCGCCCTAAAACAGAAAGTGTTCGCCATGATAGACGATTGCGATTACACCCAGTGGCACAACTTTATTTTTGACACGCTCAACGGTGCCTGTCCGGTGGATATGATAGAAGAGGATAAGCGCAAAGACGTGATCGATTTTCTGGAAATAGTTAGCCAGTATATGACCGCCAAAGGGGAAAAGTTAATGCCGACTAACCGTAAAGTCGCCGCGCTGATCAAAGACATCAACCAGTATGGCATGATGGAAAGCCGCTATTTCCGCATCATGATCAGCCTGCTGACCATTAGCGAAGAGCTGTTTGATTACGCATTAAAAGGCTATACAGGCAATATCGATTTTATCGAACGAGCGAAATTCCATATTGAGAAAAATATTCTCAGAAACTTGACGCTCGATGACGTGGCAGCAAAATCGTTTGTCAGTGCCTGCTATTTGAGCCGTACCTTTAAGAAAATTACCGGGTTCGGGTTTTCGAACTATATTGCCACGCGTAAAATTACTATCGCCAAATCGTTATTGCGGTTCAGTGACTTACAAGTAAATACCATTGCGCTGGAACTGGCATACCAGGATTCAAACTATTTTTGCCGCATCTTCAAAAAAGATACTGGCATGACCCCCTCTGATTATCGAAAAGTCGTGTCCCCGGGAATTACACGGTGA
- the grpR gene encoding propanediol utilization system methionine adenosyltransferase GrpR produces MNDYLFTSESVAEGHPDKMADQISDAILDAILLQDPWGKVACECLVKTGATIVAGEISTHAAVDIEKIVRNTIKEIGYDHSRLGFDGNTCCVLNILGKQSANIAEGIRGHSMEELGAGDQGITFGYACDETSELMPATLVYAHRLMERQAQLRKSQRLPFLLPDAKSQVTLRYQDNRVHSVDTVVVSTQHSPDVSLDALREAVIEEIVKPVMPSHWLTPQTRFLVNPAGSFVIGGPVGDCGLTGRKIIVDTYGGAACHGGGAFSGKDPSKVDRSAAYAARYVAKNIVAAGLASRCEVQLGWAIGLPRPVSVRINTFGTQTVSSEALLRGVNSHFDLSVFGIITTLDLLVPRYRKTACYGHFGRDSFPWEVTDKAALLYEDVGR; encoded by the coding sequence TTGAACGATTACCTGTTTACCTCCGAATCCGTTGCCGAAGGGCATCCCGATAAAATGGCGGACCAAATTTCTGATGCCATTTTGGATGCGATACTCCTACAGGACCCGTGGGGTAAGGTTGCCTGTGAATGCTTGGTGAAAACTGGTGCCACTATTGTTGCCGGAGAAATATCTACCCATGCCGCCGTGGATATTGAGAAGATTGTCCGCAACACCATAAAAGAGATTGGTTACGACCATTCGCGATTGGGGTTTGATGGCAATACCTGCTGTGTATTAAATATCCTTGGCAAACAGTCCGCCAATATTGCTGAAGGCATTCGCGGCCACTCGATGGAAGAACTGGGGGCGGGCGATCAGGGCATCACCTTCGGTTACGCCTGTGATGAAACGTCGGAACTGATGCCCGCCACGCTGGTATACGCCCATCGTCTGATGGAGCGCCAGGCGCAGTTGCGTAAATCCCAACGGTTACCATTTTTACTCCCTGATGCCAAAAGCCAGGTTACCCTGCGCTATCAGGATAATCGTGTTCATTCAGTAGATACCGTTGTGGTGTCTACCCAACACAGCCCTGACGTTTCTCTGGACGCGCTACGGGAAGCGGTCATCGAAGAAATTGTTAAACCTGTGATGCCTTCGCACTGGCTCACACCACAAACCCGCTTTCTGGTGAACCCTGCAGGCAGTTTTGTGATTGGCGGGCCGGTGGGTGACTGCGGGCTAACGGGGCGTAAAATTATTGTTGATACCTATGGCGGCGCGGCTTGCCATGGCGGCGGCGCGTTTTCAGGCAAAGATCCGTCGAAAGTCGATCGTTCCGCCGCCTACGCTGCTCGCTATGTGGCGAAAAACATCGTCGCCGCTGGGCTTGCCTCACGCTGTGAAGTCCAGTTGGGATGGGCCATCGGCCTGCCCCGCCCTGTTTCCGTCAGGATTAACACCTTCGGTACACAAACAGTGTCATCTGAAGCGTTGCTGAGAGGCGTTAACAGCCATTTCGATCTTAGCGTGTTCGGCATCATTACTACGCTTGATCTGCTGGTCCCCCGCTATCGTAAAACAGCCTGCTATGGTCACTTTGGTCGCGACAGCTTTCCGTGGGAAGTTACGGACAAAGCGGCGCTATTATACGAAGACGTTGGACGTTAA
- the grpS gene encoding propanediol utilization system shell hexameric protein GrpS, with the protein MSGKSLGLIETVGMSAAVEAADAAMKSANVSLVGYELTKGGGMVTVKLEGEVGAINAAVAAAISAASRVGEVYAHKVIARTAQHIEQIIHSKVTAGVAEPQPEVPAAQPTLQAENAPSQTFPVVNLDTSISASCMDVTDETLKSVEQHQPVKPSIENTKPTKSDVPQEAAKKGPRSSGKKK; encoded by the coding sequence ATGTCTGGGAAAAGTTTAGGCTTAATCGAAACCGTCGGGATGTCTGCGGCGGTAGAAGCCGCCGATGCCGCAATGAAATCCGCTAACGTTAGTCTGGTAGGCTATGAATTGACGAAAGGCGGCGGGATGGTGACCGTGAAGCTGGAAGGGGAAGTGGGCGCAATTAACGCGGCGGTAGCGGCAGCCATCAGCGCGGCAAGCCGGGTTGGCGAGGTGTATGCCCATAAGGTGATCGCCCGCACCGCGCAGCATATCGAGCAGATTATTCACTCTAAAGTGACCGCCGGCGTCGCAGAACCTCAACCTGAAGTGCCTGCTGCACAACCGACACTGCAGGCTGAAAACGCGCCTTCACAGACATTCCCGGTGGTTAACCTTGATACGTCAATCAGCGCATCCTGTATGGATGTCACTGATGAAACGCTGAAGTCCGTGGAGCAGCATCAACCAGTTAAACCCTCAATAGAAAACACTAAACCTACAAAATCTGATGTACCGCAGGAGGCAGCAAAGAAAGGTCCTCGTTCCAGCGGCAAGAAAAAATAA
- a CDS encoding helix-turn-helix domain-containing protein, with the protein MVFLLVGILINAAEELRSTTESVTTITFKYQFDFQQTFTRAFTRRFGIAPIAYRKLAKEEVRWNS; encoded by the coding sequence TTGGTATTTCTATTGGTAGGTATATTAATAAATGCAGCAGAAGAACTACGTTCTACTACTGAATCGGTCACGACTATCACTTTTAAATATCAGTTTGATTTTCAGCAGACATTTACAAGGGCATTTACTCGCCGCTTTGGTATAGCTCCTATTGCATACCGAAAACTCGCTAAGGAAGAAGTGAGATGGAATAGTTAG
- a CDS encoding AraC family transcriptional regulator, which yields MNATIKNSSDINEFAKWIDENLEVELSINIEAKKAGYSKWYLQRLFKHIIGISIGRYINKCSRRTTFYY from the coding sequence ATGAACGCTACTATAAAAAACAGCTCTGATATCAATGAGTTTGCTAAATGGATTGATGAAAATCTTGAGGTAGAACTCTCAATAAATATTGAGGCAAAAAAAGCTGGATATTCAAAATGGTATTTACAGAGATTGTTTAAACATATCATTGGTATTTCTATTGGTAGGTATATTAATAAATGCAGCAGAAGAACTACGTTCTACTACTGA
- a CDS encoding TetR family transcriptional regulator, producing the protein MSMEISTVVRHTKFAAEETRKQILDVAEFCFCETGFSKTTLEMIAARAGCTRGAIYWYFNEKKDLLRQVIERVPLSLFDELTAIKNGRVFEPVKAMYRCLSRSLIKLQYNVHLRNVIYIVFFL; encoded by the coding sequence ATGTCAATGGAGATTTCAACAGTGGTGCGGCACACAAAATTTGCAGCGGAAGAAACCCGCAAACAAATCCTGGATGTGGCAGAGTTCTGCTTTTGTGAGACGGGCTTTTCGAAGACGACACTGGAGATGATTGCGGCGCGCGCAGGTTGTACTCGGGGGGCCATATACTGGTATTTCAACGAAAAAAAAGATCTTCTGCGACAAGTCATCGAGCGGGTACCACTATCATTATTTGATGAGCTTACAGCCATCAAAAATGGGAGAGTTTTTGAACCGGTTAAAGCGATGTATCGTTGCTTATCACGTAGCCTGATTAAATTACAATATAATGTACACTTACGGAATGTAATTTATATTGTGTTTTTTTTGTGA
- a CDS encoding helix-turn-helix transcriptional regulator yields the protein MLTTTSHDSVLLRADDPLIDMNYITSFTGMTDKWFYKLISEGHFPKPIKLGRSSRWYKSEVEQWMQQRIEESRGAAA from the coding sequence ATGTTGACCACAACAAGCCACGACAGCGTGTTACTGCGTGCCGACGATCCCCTGATCGACATGAACTACATCACCAGTTTCACCGGTATGACCGATAAATGGTTTTACAAGCTGATCAGTGAAGGTCATTTCCCTAAACCCATCAAACTGGGGCGCAGCAGCCGCTGGTACAAAAGTGAAGTGGAGCAGTGGATGCAGCAGCGAATTGAGGAATCACGAGGAGCAGCAGCATGA
- a CDS encoding inovirus Gp2 family protein yields MNQPIHNAYWLSRFESILNSALAQHRAVSLIRVDLRFPEYMPATIMDTDLDSAVISRFFASLKAKIQAYQRHKRRANKRVRATTLRYFWCREFGKEKGRKHYHVILLLNKDTWCSPGDFTVPSSLATLIQLAWCSALHLEPWQGNGLVHFSRRTPFRKPTSSDARPSSDDTPLSGGCSETRKASDKKSGGSAVLWVKRGDVEAMQKARNRASYLVKYETKQHDGSGQRNYGCSRGVGRLLDGR; encoded by the coding sequence ATGAATCAACCAATACACAATGCTTACTGGTTATCCCGTTTTGAAAGTATTCTCAACAGTGCCCTGGCGCAACACCGTGCCGTCTCGTTAATCCGGGTGGATTTACGTTTCCCTGAGTATATGCCTGCCACCATCATGGATACCGATTTAGATTCAGCGGTGATTTCTCGTTTTTTTGCATCCCTGAAAGCAAAAATTCAGGCTTACCAGCGACATAAACGACGTGCCAACAAGCGTGTGCGTGCAACCACTCTGCGTTATTTCTGGTGTCGGGAGTTTGGCAAGGAAAAAGGCAGGAAACATTATCACGTGATATTACTGCTCAACAAAGATACCTGGTGCTCGCCAGGGGATTTCACCGTTCCTTCTTCGCTGGCGACGCTGATCCAACTGGCATGGTGCAGTGCTCTGCATCTCGAGCCCTGGCAGGGTAATGGACTGGTTCATTTTTCCAGGCGGACGCCTTTCCGTAAACCGACATCATCTGATGCTCGCCCTTCTTCCGATGATACGCCTTTGTCGGGTGGATGTTCTGAAACCAGGAAGGCTTCAGACAAAAAGTCTGGTGGATCCGCTGTGCTCTGGGTCAAGCGTGGTGATGTGGAAGCGATGCAGAAAGCCCGGAACAGAGCCAGTTATCTCGTGAAATATGAGACGAAGCAGCATGACGGTTCCGGGCAACGTAATTATGGTTGCAGTCGTGGGGTAGGGCGTCTACTGGATGGCAGGTGA
- a CDS encoding GTPase family protein, translating to MPFSNSSLSAQVKSYLTFLPEEIRQKILEHLHGVIHYEPVIGIMGKSGTGKSSLCNAIFQSRICATHPLNGCTRQAHRLTLQIGERRMTLVDLPGIGETPQHDQEYREIYRQLLPELDLIIWILRADERAYAADIAMHQFLLNEGADPSRFLFVLSHADRVFPAEEWNATEKCPSRHQELSLATVTARVATLFPSSFPVLPVAAPVGWNLPAFVSLMIHALPPQATSAVYSHIRGENRSEQAQKHAQQTFGDAIGKSFDDAVARFTFPVWMLQLLRKARDRIIRLLETLWDRLF from the coding sequence ATGCCATTCAGCAATTCTTCCCTCTCCGCGCAAGTGAAATCATATCTGACGTTTCTTCCTGAAGAAATTCGCCAGAAAATCCTTGAACATCTCCACGGTGTTATTCATTACGAGCCCGTGATTGGCATTATGGGTAAATCCGGCACCGGCAAAAGCAGTCTGTGTAATGCCATTTTTCAGTCCCGTATCTGCGCCACGCATCCCCTGAACGGCTGCACCCGCCAGGCTCATCGCCTCACCCTGCAGATTGGTGAACGCAGAATGACGCTGGTCGATCTGCCCGGCATTGGTGAGACACCGCAGCATGATCAGGAATACCGGGAGATTTACCGTCAGTTACTGCCGGAACTGGATCTGATTATCTGGATCCTGCGGGCTGATGAACGTGCGTATGCTGCCGATATTGCCATGCATCAGTTTTTACTGAATGAAGGTGCAGATCCCTCGCGTTTTCTGTTTGTTCTCAGCCATGCCGATCGCGTGTTTCCTGCTGAAGAATGGAATGCCACAGAAAAATGCCCATCCCGTCACCAGGAACTCTCACTGGCAACTGTTACAGCCAGGGTGGCAACCCTGTTCCCGTCATCATTTCCGGTACTCCCCGTTGCTGCGCCTGTCGGCTGGAATCTTCCGGCGTTTGTGTCGCTGATGATCCACGCCCTGCCACCGCAGGCAACCAGTGCGGTTTATTCACATATCCGGGGGGAAAACCGCTCTGAACAGGCCCAGAAACACGCACAACAGACTTTTGGTGACGCCATCGGGAAAAGTTTTGACGACGCCGTTGCCCGGTTCACTTTTCCGGTCTGGATGTTACAGCTTCTGCGTAAAGCCCGGGACCGCATTATCCGCCTGCTGGAAACACTGTGGGATCGTCTGTTCTGA
- a CDS encoding WYL domain-containing protein — MSDDRSRHDRLAVRLSLIISRLMAGESLSLKTLSDEFGVTERTLQRDFHQRLVHLDLEYRNGRYSLRRQSSPCAIPEMLSFIQNTGIARILPLRNGRLITCLTDNQEPSPCLIWLPAPDITATFPECFSQLILAIKQCIHISLMTERWYTSLEPCRLIYYSGSWYLIALQKGKLQVFPLADIKSVSLTSERFERRGHIHNLVAEERFISALPHFSFIHKLINTFNL, encoded by the coding sequence ATGTCTGATGATCGTTCCCGGCATGATCGTCTGGCGGTTCGCTTATCACTCATTATCAGCCGACTGATGGCCGGAGAATCTCTGTCACTAAAGACACTGTCAGATGAATTTGGCGTTACAGAACGTACTTTACAGCGCGATTTTCATCAGCGTCTGGTTCACCTGGATTTAGAGTACAGAAATGGCAGGTACAGCCTCAGACGACAGAGCAGCCCGTGTGCGATCCCTGAAATGCTTTCTTTTATACAGAATACCGGGATCGCACGGATACTTCCGCTCCGGAACGGACGACTGATAACCTGTCTTACCGACAACCAGGAGCCCTCTCCCTGCCTTATCTGGCTACCGGCGCCGGATATCACTGCAACGTTCCCCGAGTGTTTCTCGCAACTCATCCTGGCAATAAAACAGTGTATCCACATCTCGCTGATGACTGAGCGATGGTATACGTCACTGGAGCCCTGCCGGCTCATTTATTACAGCGGAAGCTGGTATCTGATCGCGTTACAGAAGGGAAAACTGCAGGTCTTTCCCCTGGCAGATATCAAATCAGTCAGCCTGACATCAGAACGGTTTGAACGGAGAGGCCACATCCACAATCTGGTCGCTGAAGAGCGTTTTATCTCCGCCCTGCCACATTTCTCTTTCATCCATAAACTTATCAACACCTTTAACCTGTGA
- a CDS encoding DUF905 family protein, translating to MLDCRPVLLPEGPFSREQAVVITTAYRNVLIEDDQGTHFRLVIRNAEGQLRWRCWNFEPDAGKQLNSYLASEGILRQ from the coding sequence ATGTTGGACTGTCGCCCTGTTTTATTGCCCGAAGGCCCTTTCTCACGCGAACAGGCGGTTGTCATCACAACAGCTTACCGCAATGTGCTTATTGAAGATGACCAGGGAACGCATTTCCGGCTGGTTATCCGCAATGCCGAAGGGCAGCTACGCTGGCGGTGCTGGAATTTTGAACCTGATGCCGGAAAACAGCTAAATTCGTATCTCGCCAGTGAGGGAATTCTCAGGCAATAA
- a CDS encoding DUF932 domain-containing protein, which translates to MQLASRFGHVNQIRRERPLTREELMYHVPSIFGEDRHTSRSERYAYIPTITVLENLQREGFQPFFACQTRVRDQSRREYTKHMLRLRRAGQITGQHVPEIILLNSHDGSSSYQMLPGYFRAICTNGLVCGQSLGELRVPHRGNVVEKVIEGAYEVVGVFDRIEEKRDAMQSLVLPPPTRQALAQAALTYRYGDEHQPVTTADILTPRRREDYGKDLWSTYQTIQENMLKGGISGRSARGKRIHTRAIHSIDTGIKLNRALWVMAETLLESLR; encoded by the coding sequence ATGCAATTAGCCAGTCGTTTTGGTCATGTAAATCAGATCCGTCGGGAGCGCCCACTGACACGCGAAGAACTGATGTACCACGTCCCGAGTATTTTTGGAGAAGACCGGCACACCTCCCGCAGTGAACGGTATGCGTACATTCCCACCATCACCGTCCTGGAAAATCTGCAGCGGGAAGGCTTTCAGCCGTTCTTCGCCTGCCAGACCCGTGTGCGCGACCAGAGCCGCCGGGAATATACCAAACATATGCTGCGTCTGCGGCGGGCCGGACAGATAACCGGTCAGCATGTGCCTGAAATTATTCTGCTCAACTCCCATGACGGTTCATCCAGCTACCAGATGTTACCCGGATATTTTCGTGCCATTTGTACCAATGGACTGGTCTGCGGTCAGTCTCTGGGAGAATTGCGTGTTCCACACCGGGGAAATGTGGTGGAGAAAGTTATTGAAGGGGCTTACGAGGTGGTGGGCGTGTTTGACCGGATAGAGGAGAAGCGTGATGCCATGCAGTCGCTGGTCCTGCCGCCACCGACACGCCAGGCGCTGGCACAGGCGGCACTGACTTACCGTTATGGTGACGAACATCAGCCCGTCACCACCGCCGACATTCTGACGCCACGACGCCGGGAGGATTACGGTAAGGACCTGTGGAGTACTTATCAGACCATCCAGGAGAATATGCTAAAAGGCGGAATTTCCGGTCGCAGTGCCAGAGGAAAACGTATCCACACCCGTGCCATTCACAGCATCGACACCGGCATTAAGCTCAATCGCGCATTGTGGGTGATGGCAGAAACGCTACTGGAGAGCCTGCGCTGA
- a CDS encoding antirestriction protein yields MKIVSQNTTALSSATAPGNNQPQLVATPVPDEQRISFWPQHFGLIPQWVTLEPRVFGWMDRLCEDYCGGIWNLYTLNNGGAFMAPEPDDDDDETWVLFNAMNGNRAEMSPEAAGIAACLMTYSHHACRTECYAMTVHYYRLRDYALQHPECSAIMRIID; encoded by the coding sequence ATGAAAATCGTTTCTCAGAACACAACTGCTCTTTCTTCAGCCACAGCACCAGGGAATAACCAGCCCCAACTGGTTGCTACTCCCGTCCCTGATGAACAACGTATCAGCTTCTGGCCGCAGCATTTTGGCCTCATTCCACAGTGGGTGACCCTGGAGCCCCGTGTCTTCGGCTGGATGGACCGTCTGTGCGAAGACTACTGCGGGGGCATCTGGAATCTGTACACCCTGAACAACGGTGGCGCATTTATGGCACCTGAACCGGATGACGATGATGACGAAACATGGGTACTGTTCAATGCCATGAACGGTAACCGCGCTGAAATGAGTCCGGAAGCTGCCGGTATTGCCGCCTGTCTGATGACGTACAGCCATCATGCCTGTCGTACGGAATGTTATGCCATGACGGTCCATTATTACCGGCTGCGGGATTACGCCCTGCAGCATCCGGAATGCAGCGCCATTATGCGCATCATTGACTGA
- a CDS encoding JAB domain-containing protein, giving the protein MQQISFLPGEMTPGERSLIQRALKTLDRHLHEPGVAFTSTRAAREWLILNMAGLEREEFRVLYLNNQNQLIAGETLFTGTINRTEVHPREVIKRALYHNAAAVVLAHNHPSGEVTPSKADRLITERLVQALGLVDIRVPDHLIVGGSQVFSFAEHGLL; this is encoded by the coding sequence ATGCAACAGATTTCCTTTCTGCCCGGAGAAATGACGCCCGGTGAGCGCAGCCTCATTCAACGGGCCCTGAAAACCCTGGACCGCCATCTTCATGAACCCGGCGTGGCCTTCACCTCCACCCGTGCGGCACGAGAATGGCTGATTCTGAACATGGCGGGACTGGAGCGGGAAGAGTTCCGGGTGCTGTATCTGAACAACCAGAATCAGCTGATTGCCGGTGAAACCCTCTTCACCGGCACCATCAACCGCACGGAAGTCCATCCCCGGGAAGTGATTAAACGCGCCCTGTATCACAATGCCGCTGCTGTGGTGCTGGCACACAATCACCCGTCCGGTGAAGTCACACCCAGCAAGGCAGACCGCCTTATCACGGAACGTCTGGTACAGGCACTGGGCCTGGTGGATATCCGGGTGCCGGACCATCTGATAGTCGGTGGCAGCCAGGTTTTCTCCTTTGCGGAACACGGTCTGCTTTAA
- a CDS encoding DUF987 domain-containing protein, translated as MKIITRGEAMRIHRQHPASRLFPFCTGKYRWHGSTDTYTGREVQDIPCVLAVFAERRKDSFGPYVRLMSVTLN; from the coding sequence ATGAAAATCATCACCCGTGGTGAAGCCATGCGTATTCACCGTCAGCATCCTGCATCCCGTCTTTTTCCGTTCTGTACCGGTAAATACCGCTGGCACGGTAGCACGGATACATATACCGGCCGTGAAGTACAGGATATTCCCTGTGTGCTGGCCGTGTTTGCAGAACGCCGGAAGGACAGTTTTGGTCCGTATGTCCGGCTGATGAGCGTCACCCTGAACTGA
- a CDS encoding type IV toxin-antitoxin system YeeU family antitoxin, translating to MSDTLPGTTLPDDNNDRTWWGLPCTVTPCFGARLVQEGNRLHYLADRAGIRGRFSDADSYHLDQAFPLLMKQLELMLTSGELNPRHQHTVTLYAKGLTCEADTLGSCGYVYMAVYPTPETKK from the coding sequence GTGTCAGACACACTCCCCGGGACAACGCTTCCCGACGACAATAACGACCGTACCTGGTGGGGACTGCCCTGCACCGTGACGCCCTGTTTTGGTGCCCGTCTGGTACAGGAAGGCAACCGGTTGCATTACCTTGCCGACCGCGCCGGTATCAGAGGGCGGTTCAGCGACGCGGATTCGTACCACCTGGACCAGGCCTTTCCGCTGCTGATGAAACAACTGGAACTCATGCTCACCAGCGGTGAACTGAATCCCCGCCATCAGCATACCGTCACGCTGTATGCAAAAGGGCTGACCTGCGAAGCCGACACCCTCGGCAGTTGTGGCTACGTTTATATGGCTGTTTATCCGACGCCCGAAACGAAAAAGTAA